The following nucleotide sequence is from Apium graveolens cultivar Ventura chromosome 4, ASM990537v1, whole genome shotgun sequence.
GACAGGCTGCAATTTGATCCCAGAATTGCTATTCAATATACCTTCTGACCATAGTTTTCTAGTTATGTTATTCCTACTTGCATCAAGTTGCAAAGAGCCAAAGACAAAAGTGTATACAGTAGTTGTATATTTAATACTAAGCTGTGTATGCATATAGCATATTCTTTCGTGAACGTTATATGCTTACATTCACCGTGAAAGAGAAAAAACTATGAATCTTTAAAATTATATTAGTAAGAACTCTGTTCGAGCATTTAGCTCAAACTTCATTAAGCGATTCCTTAGGGGTGTCCAAAATGCCTGCCCTTGTTCCTAGCCAGCCACTGAGCCCTCTTTGCTGCTCTTGCCCTCTTCCACCTCTCAATATTCGCCATTCTAGCATATATCTTGCGGATTTGATAAAGTTTGTGGCACTGGTAGGTAATCATGTTTGATGTCGAGGGACTCTCGCTTAGGACTACCTCATATCCATCTCGAAATGAGTCCATTCCCTCAGTTAGTAGTTGCCAGAAAAGGCCTCCAGCAGCAGCACCACCACGCTTGGCTGAAGCATATACCTTGTAATAAACAGTTTGAAACTGAAGTTCCCTCTGATGAGGGCCGGACCCAGAATTCTTCAAAGATTTTCCAAATTCTGTGATTAGCAATGGCTTCCGAAGAAGATATTGTGCATCTTGGATGTGAGTGTTTAACCAATTGTTCATAAAATCCAGTTGATTCTGGTCATTTGAGCCTGGTAGCCTAATAGTTGGAGAGAACagcataacacacacacacacacacacacaaaattgATCGGTCAGTCCTTGTTTCAATTTGGTATAAGTTAGTAATTTACATTCAGATTGAGTTGATAATTACCACTGATCAGGATAGGCGTGAGCTGTAGCAAAATCAATGCCCGGAATTCGATTGTTTGCAATGAAATCAGTTCCAATTTCATAAGCAGGATTAAGGGGCTTTCTTTGAGGTGTTGAGGGTCCATAAAATCCTTCTAAACCAGCTTCAAGCAAGTGGTTTCTGTCTATAGACTTAACATGAGAAGCCATTTCAGTTATCCACGCCTGTCAGCAAGAAAATATCAGAACTTTGGTCATCAATGAATAAAAGATGTAGAAGTCACTATAACATACAAATAAGCAACCCAATTTTAGAGAAGGTTGCTTGAATCCAGAAAGGGTTGTGGTTTGCTCGCTTGCCTTCCATCTCGTGGTAAAATGTAATATGATTCAGTTTACATCGTTAAGGAAGCTTGGCATCAACTATTTCGTATTTCTGTCTaaaatgttcttaattgattttttGAAAGAGGAATACTCGATCATGAAAAGTTTAAATTGGTAGATCTAAAAAACAGTTTAAAGAGAATGGAAGATTATTAAAAAAAACCTGAATAGTCCTGCCAGATGAGTCTGAGGTGCATCTTGGCTCATTCATAAGCTCCCAAGCCATAATTGTTGGCTCATTCTTGTAAACAACTCCAGTGATGGTGTTATATCTGTTAAGAACAGTCTGCAGAAAAAAACACAATTTCACTTAAGTACAGCTAGCTAACATCAGCACATCTCACCATTCCCATACTCTACTTACGACTTTGCGCTATGTTCCGTTTAGACAACATAAATAAGAATGTACATGAACAATTAAACTTAAAAATTCAAGAAATGCTAAAACCAGATGGTGTTATACTTGCCTTAATATGATTCTTGTAATATCCCTTGACAACGGGGTTTCGGAAAAATTCATCATCAGATGCCAAGTACTGTCCTTGATTTTTAGCCCAGTTGACATACTGCATCTTGCCCCCAAAGCTCCCATAATTATTTACTAAGCTTAACACAAGCTTTATCCCATACCTTCTTGCCTCAGCCACAACAAAATCCAAACCCTTCGGAGCACGTACAACAAATAAGCAAACAAACAAATGCAGATTCACATACTTAAATTagttaaaacaaaaaaaaatgtCACCTGAAACATTTGCTCATTATAAGAGCCTGGAGAGAACTGCAAGGGTCTGTATCCACCATCACTAAAAGCCCAAGTTCTCGCAACAGTTAAGCCGTGGCCCGAAGCCTCTTTAAATGCAGCTGAGACTTTGTATCTTTGAGATGGATCAGAAGCTACATACATTAACCAGTAGGCATTGAAGCCATTAGCATAATAAGGACTACCATTTAGCATAAAATGCACTCCTCTAGTAGTGATAAAGCCATTCCCAGCTTCAACTTCAACTAGCAAAGAATGGTGTTTGATTAACAGAACAAGAAATAGTACTATAGTAAACTGTTTTATGTTAGGCATGATCACTTGTGCAATGCTTAGTAATTATGTAAAAAATGGAAGGAGAAGAGGAGAAATATATGTTATAAAAGCAGAGGACCAAAGAGTGGAGACAGGTGGGGGCTGTTGGACAAGATTTTCCTTTAAGATGGGAAACTTTGAGATCTTTTAAGGTCAAGTGATTTGAGATTGCTTGTCAAGGTAATTATTCTGGTTAGCTTGATAAAAGGAGAGTCTTTGGGCCTGTTTTAGTCCAAATTTACACAAATTATGAAAAAGTTGAAGTGCCATAAGACAGAGTTTATAGTTAATTCATACATAGTAAATGGTTCAAGATTGTTATTCATAAGACCATAGTTAATAGTTATACCTGTACATTTGTATGGGGGTTGTCTTTATCAAAACATCAAATGCATGTGTAGTGCTTTAAGATGGATGTTCATGAGCAGTGGAACATTTATAAGGGAGGGGTCTTTAACAAAATATCAAATGCATGCACTGCATAGGAATTAGGAGCACGCGTCCCATTATTATGGGCTACGGCTCTACTTtagactctctctctctctctctctctctcagagTGGCGCACAGTAGCAGGCTCCCATTAATTTTCTTGACACTAGTCTCGGTAAACAGAAGATAAGAGTAATTTCTACTGGTTGAGATTCTTTTTTGGGCACTACATATACTAGGCAAGTTTGATGATGAAGACATACTACACAAACCCTCCTTAATATAGATTACCAAATTTTAGAATAATATATCAGAGATTCAGAAGTTGGTGAAATGATAATAAACCATGTAAAAATAAAGGAGAAGAGGGATTCATTTATTTCATAGTATTATTTACGAAGAATAGATTAAGAGGAACCAGTAAACACTTAGAAAATTCGGGAACTAATTAAAAACCTTTGTTTAGTTAACCACTATGTAATTTGTAGTTGGAGTTATAGTTATTTTGtttgaaaaaataattaatatttaatataaatacTCAGAAAACCTTGAAAGTTTAGGTCACGTTGctcattttaaaaataaacattGTAAGTTGGTAACTTATTTAGGTTCCAGGACACTTGTAGACTGTAGTTCCTTAATGCCCTGATGATTTTTTGAACAAATAAAGTAGGAGGAAATAGAACATCATACAAAAATCATAAATAAATACCTACAAAACTAGctcaagtaaaaatgaaaaagaaaGCCGTGATGTGTTGCAAGAATGGGGGACTTGTCTGTTATTTTATCTCTCAACTGCTCTTCTTTTTATTTTACATTATTATTATGTTTCGCTTTTGCAACTTCATCAAAGCCACACCGACACTTCATCTCTACCGTTTAGTTTGCAATGCTGCTGCTGAATTGATATTGCCTCGTTACATAGAGATGCACAAACTGTCCATCGGATCGAGTTTTGATCGGATCATAAAAAGTCTGAATTTTAATCGGTTGGTATATTTTAGACTTTGATTTTGATTGAGTTGGGTCGGACTGGGCTTCTGAGAAATGTCACAGCCCTTTTAGACCGTCGAGGGGGGCTTTTTTCGGACCGGACCGGATCAGATTTTTTCCTAATTTAAATCTGATCAAATTTTAGTAGAGATTCTGAAGAATATATATATTAACAACTAGATCATTACAAAAATATATTAGTTTGCATGGAATAATTTATAAAAACACtatttcattaaaaatatttaagtCCCGTTAAAAATGAACATGTTaatagaataatatattttgtaaatgttatccaaatatatatagtatatttattatattttttttattaatcacacgacaaaatatataaatagtattattaatcacaaatataaaaatatacatgtctgttaaagtattatttaaatatataataaatataaatacataaatatattaaaataataaaattttaaccGAAATTTTTCGGACTTTTAATCGAGCCGGGCCGAAACCCAAACTTTTAACCGGGTTAGACCGGACTTTACCTAAAAAATTAAACTCTAAGACCTTAGACCCGGGGCCGGCCCTTTAATCGGACCAGTCTGGTCCGGATATTGTGTGCATCTCTACTTTTTAAATAAGAATTGCGGGTTGGAGTTAAAAAAACAAACATGTAATAATGACATCCCCACAAAACGAAGAAAGTAGGTGAAACCTCGGTTGTTAGTTAACAAAAAACGAGATTCACAGTACCCCCTACCAAGATTTGCAAGAATCAAGATGGTGCCTGCTCTTTATCACTTGGTAATTGTCGGCACCTTGCACTTGTTAAAGCCCAAAGCTCCACCAAATTTGTTTGGCCCATTAcaatttctagagaactaacagAACAACATAAAAATCTCAGAGAAACTAACAAGAACAATATAAACATTGTGCTCATTACAAAACACAACAAGCTGATCTTCAGAACACACTTACAAGTTACAACATTGTGTTGGCCCATCAATGTTCATTTAACAGAATTACAACAAAAGTGAAGGAAACAAAATGGCTGGAGAAAAATATAAGCATTGTGCTCATTACAAAAATCTTCTGATATTGCTACTTACACATACAGGTTACAACATCAAGACTTCAACATTCCCAAGGTCTATCCATGCTTGTGTGCTCCGAAACTCATGGATCCCTTCGGCTATCATGATTTACAGTAAATAACATTTTGTTTCCAAGTCTATAGctaaaaaataattttgatttctGTATCATTAAGCTCGAATATGGCCTGCATAGCCGTAATGTCTTAAAAGCCCTTCATCCTGCCTCCAGTTCTcttttatttttacttcaacCTGTTGAATTAGTACATAAGCATATTAAATATCCTCCATCAAGACAACGAAAAAAAGCTGAAACATAAATCATATTTAAAGTTCAGCTAGTAAGAGCAAGGAGAGGAGCGTATCGAGGGACATGAACAAAAAAATTCTGCTGAAGATCTGTAATCGTAGAATGAACCATATTTGAAGTTACTACCTCTAAGAAAACTTTCTTCTGCAAAAAATCTTCAATATCCAGCCGTGCAGCTGTGGCAAGGACTTTAAGAGCTTTTCCTTCCTGCAGAAACCACAAGTAATAAGCATGTGCAGAAATACGTAATTTTAAATTTTGCACTTTCATCTTACAAACTGAACTTCTAAACTACAGAACTCTGTATCTGACCAGAATTTTGCATCACAGTTACTTTTAATAGTCCAAATAAATCACAAGCTAGAATAAATAAGAGCCTGAAACTTTGACAAAATTATACAAATTGTGAAATACTACGCGCTTACACATTTGTAACTCATTCGTGAAATTGGATTACTATTTCCGAATTCCATTGTGACCTTGCAATGATATATATATGCAACAAAAATACATATGGGTGATAGTTGTTGCCTCGTAACAATTCCGTCCATAACAAAACAGTGAAGCATTTCCCACCTTATGTGCGGATACCAAAGTATGGTCTCCTGAGGCAGTCGCAGGAAGCCTTTAACAGGCAAAACTCCAACCCGTAGGCTGTAGCAGATGCAAGGCTAAAGTAAATAAGCAGTATTCTTGAGTGATTAGTTTGGTTGTCAGGTATGGATTCAAAGAGGTCTTAATGAATGCGCTTGAGGCTGTTATTAATAAACTCAGCATAATCTTTTGACTAAGCTGCACTCTTCAAAATCACAGAAATTTTAATTTCTTACTGTAGCATATATACAGGATTTCTTGAGAACTGCAAGTACCTCAACTGGAATTCAGCAGACAAAGTTTTTCAGGCCATAACATAATCCAAAATTCTTTACAATGCCCTATTGGCTATTGCACCATAACTTACATTCTAGGATGTGCTGACTGCTGCAGGCCTGACATATGCAGTGTGCAAAGAGTGTGACTACCCAGGCCCCAAAATCCTTATGGTCCATTAAGTTCATTTAAATattaaactaaaattaataaaatgtTTAAGAAGTAAATTTTTTTCCTAATTTAGTCATTTAACTATTTTATATACActtaaaattttaatttcatCCAACTTCTTAATTTCACGTGTCTATTAGCATTTTATTACATCTAACGTGGTGCGAATACAAATGTAGTTCAAATTATTCGGATTAATATTATGGAATTTGTTCAAAGTTTGAGTGATATTTCATATAATTCTTATTTTGCTATAATCTCAaactttaataatattttttttgctaaataatgataacataatttgataaaaattgtaccaaaaaaattgtttaaaatatATTCATAATTGCACAAGGACCCCAAATTCAATGAGGCGGCCATGCGCCAACCTCTTACCCGATTCGTGTAGTTCCAGGCTGCTAAACTTCCAGGGAGGAGATAACATTTATTACTTGTCTTGTCCTTTTGGACTAGTTATACTCCGTCAAGAATTACCATTCAATTGAATGATGCGATGCCCAAAAAAACAAAAAGTACGGAACAAAATGTAGCAGCTAGTAATGTTCCatataaataaaagattagaTTTAACCTTTCCAATGACAATGATCTTTTGTGAGTTTTTCTCCACAACAATCTCGACTTGAATGAAATCTTTTGCATTTGGCCTAGTCTTGTAACTTATTACGTTAACCTGTTGGAATAAAGTAGCAAAATAATCAAATTACTTGTATGTCTTTCAGGTAAGATGAGATTATTGGTTTTAATGAAATTAGTATACCTGGCATGCATAAGGAACTTCATTACGGTATTGCATAAATATTTTTTCTCTGACTATTTCAGCTACAAAAAATCTTTCAGGATGCTCGCTAGTAATTTCCTAAGAAAACAACCAAGATAACGTTCATCTAGAAGGGAATATAACATAACAATTTTTTTATTGCTTTTGGCACAGGGGATAAAGGGGTTTATGACAAAAAAAATTACATTCTCcagaaggaaaagaaaataaaaaggagATAAACACCTTTGAATAGTAAGATGGGCCAAGAGGAAGCTTTGATAGTATCCACTCTTTGACATCCTCCACTCCATGACCATATTTTGCACTTACTGGTATAACCTCGTCTACATCTGTAAACTTTTCGTACCACTGAAAAAAACATTTGTTAGAGCTTGGAAATACAGAGCAAAATGTAAGCGCAATCTCTTAACATCCTAATTTATGGCCGTTGTCCTGTCATTATCAATGTGTATAACCTTTTAGCAGTTACTTGTCATTACACAGACTAATCAATGTGGGAATAATACGCTCATCTAGAAGCATATACAAAGGAAATCATTAAAATGCATAGTTTAAGTAAAACATATACCGTTGATCCACGCCATGACTTGCATTAAATTATGTGCTAAAAAATTAGAAATGATTTACTTTAAGGTGAAGAATACTATTTGAGTATTTGTTGTATACTATTATGCAAGGCAGCAATCAGGTATGTGAAGTGTCAAAAAATATTCTTGCAAGAAATTGTTTGAGCCAGATTTTCTAACCTCCAGTCTCTTAGCAACTTCGCCAGGTTTTATCAGGTCCTTTTTATTCAAAACTAGTAAAGTGGGTACTTTTCTTTCCAAGCTACCTCTACCCTCTTCCAGTACTTCATTAATCTGAAAAGTGGAGAAATAAAATTTAGACAAAGAAAGAGAGTGTACACAGTTATTTCCTAACTAAAGGGCTTACGTTTTGGGGCGGCTTACATGCGTCCACAACAACCAGTACACAGTCTGCATTTACAGTAGCACTGCGGACATTCTTCATCATCATTGAGTCCAACTTGTGCATTTTCTTCTCGATAACACCAGGGGTATCATAAAGTATCATCTGCAACAAAGTTCATACATAAGATACAAACAATTAAACATAAAAATGTTGATTCCATTAGTAATACAAAGACACTACAAAATGCTAATATTAGTAATTTAATGTTGTCGatcaaatttttttttaaaaaatgattaGTTTAAGAGAGAATTCCAACCTGATAACCTGGTTCAGAACATATACCAAGAATCCGATGTCTCGTGGTCTGTGGCTTATCGGTAACTATTGAAAGCTTCTGTCCGATCATTTGATTAGAAAGTGTACTTTTTCCAACATTAGGCTTTCCTACAACAGCTACATATCCTGGCAATCATAAAAAAAACACCCACAAAACTTCCAAATTAACATAAGAGCCTTATATAGCTCACAGTAACTGTCCATTTAACTAATCCTctttaataaattatataaaaaaaaatcgTAGCGGAAGATATATTTCAACTAATCTTACTAACTTTAACTTTTAAGCCAAAACTTGTCCATTTTAAGTGCTTATTCTGACTTGAGCTTAAATTAGCTGCCAGATACACATTCTAACTACTTTTACTGACGTAGGTATCATAATTTATTGCCAGAAGTGCATTTAACTATCAGCAGTATATGACACACAAAAtagtagagagagagagacacACACAAAAtagtagagagagagagagagagaaagagagagagagagagagagagagagagagagagagagagagagagagagaccacTACGATGATTAGGGTCAAGGTCAGGAACAAAATCAAGCTCCTCCATTTCATAATCATCAAGCAAAGCAGTGTTTCTATCAGGCTTATTACTCAACGACAATATCGATGGTAATGAATTCAATTCATCATCATCCTCCTCCTCCTCCGTAGCAAACGCATCATCTTCAAGTTTCTCAATTTCAGCAACACCACCATTCCTATAACACAATCTTCGTATTCGAGCACATTTGAATTGCATATGCAAGCCAAGTATACGAAAATGCGGACGACTAGTAGAGTGTTGTATATgcttataaatattatatgtaatacaagatgatgatgatgatgaagaagatgaagaattGATATCTTCTAGTCTTGATTTTCGTGTAGTAAAGTGATGAACTTGTTGCAGAGCCATCTCCATTTTTTTGTTGTGTATTGTTTTCTCTACTCTATTTCAGGCGCCGTTATTCAACCTTATCTTATTTCCTAACGCTGTCGTTTTATCCCAACATTCTATCATTTTTATTCTGTAAGAATGAGCTCGAATTTTATCGAAGATGTTCCTTCGAATATTGTACCAGTCTATTTAActagaaaaaaaaataataatttgaagaaaataaatttaatttgTTTTGGAAAAGTTTTGTATATTACCtcactatttttttttaaaaaaagcaTAATTTTGAATAACCATTTTCCTGAAAAtgtttttaataattaaaatttatatgcattaaaatattataaatgtGTGTGTGACAGCAAATTCCGGAATAAATAAGAATCGATCCAAAAAATTGATCCAAAACACGCAATAACCCATTATCACTAGATTATCCATCACACTCAATTTTTTGGTAGATAAGATATGATTCTAAAATATTATAATGACAATATTCATTTTACATAATTGTCATGAAACTGGATTAAAAATTAGATATCCATAACTACCAAAAAAATGTAATGCTATGCTACTAACGTTAGCCTGATTGTTGCTGAATGAGGAAGAAGAATACAATCGTCAAAACTTAAATTAAAACTACTTGTATTATGCATACGCTAACATAGTTTTTTTTTTGCAAAGATATGTTTGTGAAAATAGAATTAGCATTTTAAATACCACTGTGGAATCAAATTTATAGCTTCATCCAGAATTTTAAGGATGTCAGATTGCCTGCTACATGAAGAGGCTGAATACAAGGCAAGAATGTTGACTTTATTTTCCAGTTGCAAGCCTGGAACTGTAAATCTTGGGCAATAGAGCATGTTGTGCCGTCAAGACAGGCCCATAGGAGGGTATATATATACATGGTGGCACATTTATCAAATTATATTCTAGTGGATGATTCAGAAGCCGGTCCATGAAGGATTGAAGTTTATGACTTGGATGATCGAGGAGCATCGGACTGATTGGAGGAAGATATTCCCTTTCCACTGGGGGCATAAGACCATGCCAGTGCAGCAGTGCCTACTGTGATTGCAGCTGCAACTGATCCCCAAACCCACCTCAGCTTTTTCTTCCTCCTTTGTCTAAGGCTGCGTGCGTTTTCTGACTCAATTCAAACATTAAACAAATCAGCAAAGGTATGAATACAAACAAAAGTCTGATCCCTGGTATTCACATTTCAGTTCTTAAACAAAATACGAAACAGAGAatttaaacaaaagaaaaaacATAAAAATGGAACTGGAATTCTTAAACTGCGACAGTGGGGAAAGTAAATGAAAACAGGTCAAAATGCCAAAGGGAGAAACTTTTTAGCAAATGCGAACACCTCTAAGAAGGATAATGACAAGCTACGCAACAAATTTTGGTATACATTGCAAAAAATAAATTGAATGCTTAATGATGGTACAGAAATCTCACCTACAACTTCCTGATTCCTCTGAGACATCTCTCTATTAACAGCCTCATAGTAATTCAGTCTGTCCCATAACCTAGAAATTTCAAAGTTCTTAGCCTCCATTTGCGATTCCATTTCTGCCTCAGCCTCAGCTTTTGCAATTCCTTTCCCAATGGAGCTGGACACATAACGAGCAAGATTAACTTGTTGGCAAAGTGCTTCTACCGGATCATCCACATTACCATCCTCCATTACACCAACAGGATCTGCAGGCAGTGTCAAGCCAACAGTAGACAACTGTTGCCGGATTCTCAGCCAATGGCTTTGCATATTATTCAGAGATTCTTCTACTTGCTTTCTTTTCTCTGTCTCCATCAACAAACTCGATCTTATTTCACGCAATTCACTTTCGACTTCATTCAAAGGAAGCTGGTTCTGTGCACTGTCGGGGGAAAGTTCTAAAACAATGAATTGAAAACATGCAAGTCAGTCTACTAATATACTGATAATGCAAGTATACATGGTTGTGGTACTAGTATCTCATAACCAAACAGGAAGGATTTCTTAGGCAATCAACTTCAAATAATATTgcatcaaaaaaaaattaaaattagagAGGTAGTAAACAGAAATTGAAAAGGTAAACAGTATCTGCATGTACTAAAGAAACTAATTCAAATAAAATCCTTGCTAACTAGAGCGGGCAATTTGGTACACGACACGTaaacacgacacgaaacgacacGAAAAATACGGATATGGGTTTTACTTTTTGGTACAGGAAACACGAATgtacacgaacacgaaattaCACGATAGATTTAGTGTCGGATATGGGTTTCAATTTAGgtacacgaaagtacacgaaattacacgagataaatatatttataaattaatatatatataacacatgcatatatttatgtatataatataaatataatataaatatttacaagtttttataaaatactatgtaaaaatatatatatttatatatacactctccatatttcattaaattatacattaaaatagattttttatatattatatgtatatatattatattaattttttatttaatatacacGAAAAGTACACGGAAAGTATACGACACGATTCGAACCGGATATGGGTTTCACATATGGGTACACGAAATCATTTCGGGTCGGATATGGGTTTCATGTTTATGTAAAtgaaacacgaaagtacacgacacaAAAGTACACGACCCGATTGCCCGCTCTATTGCTAACCAGAAAGCTCAGGAAATATAGACCAGAAAGACACCTAGAAACTAATTTTCTTTTTTCGTAaaaaagtttaaacattatatttttatttaaaagaaaaaaatatttaaaattatttagggaaCCATGTTTTACGGgtgccttaaaatgcgtgtcgatcccttgtcccccaatgtaaagaatctagtgggatggagggagtatatatatacagagagAACAAAAAAAATCATACTATACTGCATTAATCTATTGTTAGGTCAAAAAACAGTTACCTTCCCATGCATCGTAAAACTCTGATGGTGTGGCACGACTAAAAGGTTGTTCCCCTCCGTTGCTAGCATTGCTTTTGACACTCATTGAGTCTTGAGGATCAAAGAAATCATCTGATGAATCCATTCGCTCATTTACCGCAACAGGCTTTATAGGACCATTTTGTAAGTCCAGGCCGTTTTTCAGTTCACTGTTTCCAAGTCCTCCATCAGAAACATCTTTCTCATGATCAAACTCATTAGGAATAGGAACATTAAATGTAAATTCTGCATCCATATCTGTATCGACCTCCTCCTTTTCTTCATTTTTGGAATCCACGGCTGCCTTTTCTTTCCCTACATCTTGTACACGAGCAGCAACATCATCCTGAGATGAACTCTTGAGAAGCCGTGGCCCTCGTCTCTTGTGATTAATTATGTAAGGGGATGGAGGGAAGGAAGACGGAGAATCAGGAACAACCGGAAGTGGAGTTGTCTCAGGAGTAGTATAGAGTGCTGGAGAAATACGATTAAACTGACGTTTTCCATTTATATCTGTGGCTGATGCACTATTTCTCCTCTCCATCCTAGGCTTCGGAACATTAAGTGCACTATTTGACTTTGAACTAGGCAGACTACCAACCCTCTCAATTTTTGAACTAGTTGCATTTCGACTATCCGGTTTGTGGTCAGAAACATACTTCCCTGCTGCCATTGTATTAGAACCTCCTGGTTCTATTAGCGTATCCAAAGCCACAGTTGTAAAAGTTGGCATGACACTGCAACatcatttttaacaaaaatcaTCTACCTTACCTTATCAAATTTCCTCCTACTACCAAATACAAATCCCCCTAATTTCCCACAAAATTgggaaaaaataaaaaaaccaaACCACCATCTAAAAATCAGAACTTTCTTAATTTAATAACCACCAAAAGTGCATTACAATCAAAAAATCAGTTTTTTTCATTCTCCCAATAATTAGAACTTTTGTAATATAACATCTATAGGCAAgaattaaaaagaaaaacaacTAAAAGATCAGAATGAAAGCTAGAAAAGACCTATATTATAGAATCACACGAGACAATTcagattttaaattcaaaacatTAAAAAAGAATTAAATAACAAGAAACTAAAATTCAAATCAAGATGTACTGCAACTATACATACACATATAATTGTATCCATATATATAAAGATTAACAAAAGGGTGTGTAAAGAACATACCTTTGAGATGTAGTTGAAGATTAAAGTTGAAAATATGATATGATCGCTGCAAGATTAATATTTATGaaggaaaaaagaaaaagaaaaagaaaagaaagaaatcagAAAAAGAAGGCTGGGTTGTAGCCTGCTTCTTATGATTCCCAAGACTTGTTCATCATCATCCCCTTTTTACCCTCtacataaaattatatataatatatttatttatttattttcaggAGAGATGAAAAAAAAATGGGGGTGTACAATGTGTTGTTGAgcttttttttttgacaaatatattttataagttATAAATAATTATCTGTTTTTAAAAAATTTCGGGTAAGCGAAAATCGAATATCAAAATGATGGAGAATAAATTTCTAGTATAACATATCCTGAAACGATGGAGAATAAATTTATGTTCTAAAGTGTTGCCGA
It contains:
- the LOC141717812 gene encoding GTPase ERA-like, chloroplastic — encoded protein: MEMALQQVHHFTTRKSRLEDINSSSSSSSSSSCITYNIYKHIQHSTSRPHFRILGLHMQFKCARIRRLCYRNGGVAEIEKLEDDAFATEEEEDDDELNSLPSILSLSNKPDRNTALLDDYEMEELDFVPDLDPNHRSGYVAVVGKPNVGKSTLSNQMIGQKLSIVTDKPQTTRHRILGICSEPGYQMILYDTPGVIEKKMHKLDSMMMKNVRSATVNADCVLVVVDACKPPQNINEVLEEGRGSLERKVPTLLVLNKKDLIKPGEVAKRLEWYEKFTDVDEVIPVSAKYGHGVEDVKEWILSKLPLGPSYYSKEITSEHPERFFVAEIVREKIFMQYRNEVPYACQVNVISYKTRPNAKDFIQVEIVVEKNSQKIIVIGKEGKALKVLATAARLDIEDFLQKKVFLEVEVKIKENWRQDEGLLRHYGYAGHIRA
- the LOC141717810 gene encoding mannan endo-1,4-beta-mannosidase 7, producing MPNIKQFTIVLFLVLLIKHHSLLVEVEAGNGFITTRGVHFMLNGSPYYANGFNAYWLMYVASDPSQRYKVSAAFKEASGHGLTVARTWAFSDGGYRPLQFSPGSYNEQMFQGLDFVVAEARRYGIKLVLSLVNNYGSFGGKMQYVNWAKNQGQYLASDDEFFRNPVVKGYYKNHIKTVLNRYNTITGVVYKNEPTIMAWELMNEPRCTSDSSGRTIQAWITEMASHVKSIDRNHLLEAGLEGFYGPSTPQRKPLNPAYEIGTDFIANNRIPGIDFATAHAYPDQWLPGSNDQNQLDFMNNWLNTHIQDAQYLLRKPLLITEFGKSLKNSGSGPHQRELQFQTVYYKVYASAKRGGAAAGGLFWQLLTEGMDSFRDGYEVVLSESPSTSNMITYQCHKLYQIRKIYARMANIERWKRARAAKRAQWLARNKGRHFGHP
- the LOC141717813 gene encoding uncharacterized protein LOC141717813; this encodes MPTFTTVALDTLIEPGGSNTMAAGKYVSDHKPDSRNATSSKIERVGSLPSSKSNSALNVPKPRMERRNSASATDINGKRQFNRISPALYTTPETTPLPVVPDSPSSFPPSPYIINHKRRGPRLLKSSSQDDVAARVQDVGKEKAAVDSKNEEKEEVDTDMDAEFTFNVPIPNEFDHEKDVSDGGLGNSELKNGLDLQNGPIKPVAVNERMDSSDDFFDPQDSMSVKSNASNGGEQPFSRATPSEFYDAWEELSPDSAQNQLPLNEVESELREIRSSLLMETEKRKQVEESLNNMQSHWLRIRQQLSTVGLTLPADPVGVMEDGNVDDPVEALCQQVNLARYVSSSIGKGIAKAEAEAEMESQMEAKNFEISRLWDRLNYYEAVNREMSQRNQEVVENARSLRQRRKKKLRWVWGSVAAAITVGTAALAWSYAPSGKGISSSNQSDAPRSSKS